A DNA window from Enterobacter cloacae subsp. cloacae ATCC 13047 contains the following coding sequences:
- a CDS encoding transcriptional regulator gives MQLNDFLKAGGPKIRKELEQHLGISKSYLSQLATGRAAISPSRCIVIEAFTNGEVSRSDLRPGDWAEIWPDYEPKNSTTKQKDTD, from the coding sequence ATGCAACTCAATGACTTTTTAAAAGCTGGTGGGCCAAAGATCCGCAAGGAGCTGGAGCAACACCTCGGTATATCGAAATCTTACCTCTCCCAACTTGCAACGGGGCGGGCTGCTATTTCGCCAAGCCGCTGCATCGTTATCGAGGCTTTCACCAATGGAGAGGTTTCTCGTTCTGATTTGCGTCCAGGCGATTGGGCCGAAATTTGGCCTGACTACGAGCCAAAAAATAGCACGACAAAGCAGAAGGATACTGACTGA
- a CDS encoding toxin YdaT family protein has translation MEIKKLACELESWAQEKGWKTVTQLITPHHFGDLLQSLDDVSDPDEYARRLHNNKQIIQRAFRNDTPNYLKQAEALSYAIRTAIDNELAQKDCMHYRAARVNKECIEATNAVFTGKPQPVIRRETLEAIDALAQMAGVKVQIMHCHRAA, from the coding sequence ATGGAAATCAAAAAACTGGCATGTGAGCTGGAGTCCTGGGCGCAGGAAAAGGGATGGAAGACGGTGACGCAGCTGATAACACCGCATCACTTTGGCGATCTGCTTCAGTCACTGGATGACGTTTCGGATCCGGACGAGTACGCGCGCCGGCTGCACAACAACAAGCAGATTATTCAGCGTGCGTTCCGCAACGATACACCTAACTACCTTAAACAGGCGGAAGCGCTGAGCTATGCCATTCGTACCGCTATTGATAACGAACTGGCGCAGAAGGACTGCATGCATTACCGGGCGGCCAGGGTCAACAAAGAGTGTATCGAAGCCACCAATGCGGTCTTCACCGGCAAACCGCAACCAGTAATTCGCCGCGAGACTCTGGAAGCAATCGATGCGCTGGCGCAGATGGCTGGCGTGAAAGTCCAAATTATGCACTGCCACCGTGCGGCGTAA
- a CDS encoding ATP-binding protein: MQNAGSILDRLRRVIPPGVEPKFKSAAELMAWQREEGLKRAAEVDKLNQQARAEKIFGRSGIQNLHRSCSFANYTVNGDGQRHALSMAKSYAQNFGTGFASFVFTGKPGTGKNHLSAAIGNYLLKQGRTVLIVTVPDLTLRARACYDEGRSEAALLDDLCKVDLLVLDEVGIQRDSRGEKVLLNQIIDRRLAAMRPVGVLTNLNYDELVETLGERVVDRLRMDNGIWVNFDWESYRGNVSHLRPVK, translated from the coding sequence ATGCAAAACGCAGGTTCCATTCTCGATCGCCTTCGCCGCGTCATTCCGCCGGGCGTAGAACCCAAATTTAAGAGCGCCGCTGAGCTGATGGCCTGGCAGCGCGAGGAAGGTCTAAAACGTGCCGCTGAGGTGGACAAACTCAACCAGCAGGCACGTGCAGAGAAAATTTTCGGGCGATCCGGGATCCAGAACCTGCACCGCAGCTGCAGCTTCGCGAATTACACGGTGAACGGCGATGGCCAGCGCCACGCCCTGAGTATGGCAAAGAGCTATGCGCAAAATTTTGGAACCGGCTTTGCGAGTTTCGTTTTCACCGGAAAGCCGGGTACTGGCAAAAACCACCTCTCAGCAGCCATTGGAAATTATCTGCTGAAACAGGGGCGAACGGTGCTGATTGTCACTGTTCCGGATCTGACCCTGCGCGCCAGGGCCTGTTATGACGAAGGGCGTTCTGAAGCCGCGCTGCTGGATGACCTCTGCAAAGTTGATCTGCTGGTGCTCGATGAAGTCGGCATCCAGCGCGACAGCCGCGGCGAGAAAGTTTTGTTGAACCAGATTATCGATCGCCGCCTGGCAGCTATGCGCCCGGTTGGCGTGCTGACCAACCTGAATTACGACGAGCTGGTAGAGACCCTGGGCGAAAGGGTTGTTGATCGCCTGCGCATGGATAACGGCATTTGGGTGAACTTTGACTGGGAGAGCTATCGCGGAAACGTTAGCCACCTGAGACCTGTTAAGTAA
- a CDS encoding DUF1627 domain-containing protein, with product MESVVDALKAMGKATYHEVAARLDIEPVEALKMLREHKEEGLCDFLDGAWSVGTAKEQKPKRIRPKQPSQLVERVLSAMQGQGAMSANQVAEKLGKGSRALNASLGAMCKDGLVLRHVDGKNITWSLAGEPEVHPELQAPPVPDVKLSSAPDSTTLEEIIGEIPTFASRPDDLIIPSPRYISTEIRRTKAKLACLQRLQGAVRELRRHKHLLQGMGND from the coding sequence ATGGAATCTGTAGTCGACGCATTGAAAGCCATGGGTAAAGCAACCTATCACGAAGTGGCAGCACGCCTGGATATTGAACCCGTAGAGGCCCTGAAAATGCTGCGCGAGCACAAGGAAGAGGGGTTGTGCGATTTCTTGGATGGAGCCTGGTCGGTTGGTACCGCGAAAGAGCAGAAGCCGAAGCGTATCAGACCAAAGCAGCCATCGCAGCTGGTGGAGAGGGTATTGTCAGCAATGCAGGGGCAGGGGGCTATGAGTGCCAACCAGGTTGCAGAAAAACTTGGTAAAGGTTCGCGAGCTCTGAATGCCTCGCTGGGTGCGATGTGCAAGGACGGTCTGGTCCTGCGCCATGTGGACGGAAAAAATATCACCTGGAGCCTGGCGGGTGAACCGGAAGTTCATCCAGAACTGCAGGCGCCTCCAGTACCGGACGTCAAGTTATCATCAGCGCCAGACAGCACAACCCTGGAAGAAATTATTGGGGAAATCCCAACTTTCGCCAGCCGTCCGGATGATCTGATTATTCCGTCACCGCGTTATATCTCAACTGAAATCCGCCGCACGAAAGCGAAGCTGGCATGCCTGCAGCGTCTGCAGGGGGCCGTTCGCGAGCTGCGCCGCCACAAACATCTGCTGCAGGGGATGGGAAATGACTAA
- a CDS encoding class I SAM-dependent methyltransferase — translation MSEQTILDMCCGSRMFWFNKRDTRTLFTDIRSEEHELCDGRRLVIRPDLIADFRDLPFADASFPVVVFDPPHLERVGQTAWMGKKYGRLNKKTWRSDLRAGFKEAFRVLRPHGVLIFKWNETQIPVSQILALTDQKPAIGQRTGKNDKTHWIIFVKD, via the coding sequence ATGTCAGAGCAAACAATCCTCGATATGTGCTGTGGTTCTCGCATGTTCTGGTTCAACAAACGCGATACGCGTACGCTATTTACTGATATCCGTAGTGAAGAGCATGAGCTGTGTGATGGCCGACGTCTGGTCATTCGACCTGATCTGATTGCTGATTTCCGCGATCTGCCATTTGCTGATGCATCGTTCCCGGTAGTGGTGTTTGATCCGCCACATCTTGAACGTGTCGGTCAAACAGCTTGGATGGGTAAGAAATACGGACGATTGAACAAAAAAACGTGGCGTTCAGACCTACGCGCCGGTTTTAAAGAGGCGTTCCGTGTATTGCGTCCACACGGTGTGCTCATTTTCAAATGGAATGAAACGCAGATCCCGGTGAGCCAGATATTGGCGCTGACAGATCAGAAGCCTGCTATTGGCCAGCGTACCGGGAAGAACGACAAAACCCACTGGATCATCTTTGTGAAGGATTAA
- a CDS encoding Ref family recombination enhancement nuclease yields MKKADSLHLSRVAALGCIVCRNQNLGETPAEIHHIRTGQGTSQRADHRKSIPLCHMHHRNGGYGVAIHAGRKQWEKNFGTELQLLEQVQLELGVFYA; encoded by the coding sequence ATGAAGAAAGCAGATAGCCTCCATCTTTCGCGTGTGGCCGCACTGGGCTGCATCGTGTGCAGAAACCAGAACCTGGGCGAAACGCCTGCGGAAATCCACCATATCCGAACCGGTCAGGGCACCAGTCAACGTGCTGACCATCGGAAATCAATTCCCCTGTGCCATATGCACCATCGCAACGGCGGTTACGGTGTAGCGATTCATGCTGGCCGTAAGCAATGGGAGAAAAACTTCGGTACCGAGTTGCAGCTGCTGGAGCAGGTCCAGTTAGAGCTGGGGGTGTTCTATGCCTAA
- a CDS encoding RusA family crossover junction endodeoxyribonuclease: protein MPKFIITPVGKPRMTRRDKWKQRPPVMRYRMFCDEARLHGIRVPESGAHITFVLPMPPSWSKKKREAMDGQPHQQKPDLDNLKKSLLDALFEDDSHIWDARTSKIWGETGMIIIEDIK from the coding sequence ATGCCTAAATTCATCATCACCCCAGTCGGAAAACCCCGCATGACTCGCCGCGATAAATGGAAACAGCGCCCGCCGGTGATGCGCTATCGCATGTTTTGCGATGAAGCGCGTCTTCATGGAATCCGGGTGCCCGAAAGCGGCGCCCATATCACCTTCGTTTTGCCGATGCCGCCGAGCTGGAGCAAGAAAAAGCGCGAAGCTATGGACGGCCAGCCCCATCAGCAAAAGCCCGATCTGGACAACTTAAAAAAATCTCTGCTGGACGCCTTGTTTGAGGATGATTCCCACATTTGGGACGCCCGGACATCAAAAATATGGGGCGAAACAGGAATGATAATTATCGAGGACATAAAATGA
- a CDS encoding phage holin family protein: MSDPLTGTGAVLGGGLLGSVLYGVFTHTDFGVVFGAFGGAVFYVATAANLTRARLAAYFLTSFIVGVLGAGFVGSWLNAASSYEKPLDALGAVILSALCIKILTFLNNQDLNSLFGFFSRLRGGGGNGN; this comes from the coding sequence ATGTCCGATCCATTAACCGGCACCGGCGCTGTTCTCGGCGGCGGCCTGCTGGGTTCAGTCCTGTACGGTGTCTTTACTCATACAGATTTCGGCGTGGTGTTTGGAGCGTTTGGTGGTGCGGTGTTTTACGTCGCGACAGCTGCAAACCTTACGCGCGCTCGCCTGGCTGCATATTTCCTGACTTCATTCATTGTTGGAGTGCTTGGCGCCGGGTTTGTTGGCTCATGGCTAAATGCTGCATCGAGTTATGAAAAACCACTGGATGCACTCGGTGCAGTGATTCTGTCTGCGCTGTGTATAAAAATCCTAACTTTTCTTAATAACCAGGATTTGAACAGCCTGTTCGGCTTTTTCTCACGGTTACGCGGAGGAGGGGGAAATGGTAATTGA